A genomic stretch from Streptomyces venezuelae ATCC 10712 includes:
- the scy gene encoding polarized growth protein Scy: MRGYERQESHRAEDDHLARFEAEMDRLKTEREKAVQHAEDLGYQVEVLRAKLHEARRTIASRPAYDSADIGYQAEQMLRNAQAQAEQLRQDAERELREARAQTQRILQEHAEHQARLQAELHNEAVQRRQQLDQELNERRQTVEAHVNENVAWAEQLRARTESQARRLLEESRAEAEQSLAAARAEATRLAEETSRRVGADAEAARAEAEAILLRARKDAERLLNAASSQAQEATSHAEQLRSTTTAETDQARRQATELSRAAEQRLQEAEEKLRAARAEAEKTLAEAKETAAKQLAGAESVNEQRTRTAKTEIARLVGEATKDAEALKAEAEEKLREATAEAEKLVAEASDKARTAAAEDSAAALAKAARSAEEILTKASDDARETTRKASEEAERIRREAEAEIARLRAEAEEQADELLGSAKDDTKEYRAKTVELQEEARRLRGEAEQLRAEAIAEGERIRGEARREAVQQIEEAASTAEELLTKARTDAEELRTKAGAESERVKSEAVERAQTLRTQAEETLERTRAEAERLRAEAEEQAEAVKARAEEAAAGLRADAERAAEARRAEAADELTRLHAEAEAKVAAAGEELTDARAESELIRREAAEETERLRTEAAERARTLQEQAGQEAERLRAEAAADASTTRTEAETAALRLRTEATEEAERLRSEAQETADRVRAEAAAAAERVATEAAEALAAAQEEAVRRRREAEETLESARSEAGRERELAREQSEELLAAARKRVEDAQTEAQRLVEEADARATEMVATASRAAQEVRDSVAGLREQAEEEITGLRSAAEHAAERTRTEAQEEADRVRADAYEERERASEDATRTRARSQEETEAAKALAERTVADAIAESEKLRADTAEYAQRVRTEVTDSLASAEQDAARTRADAREDANRIRSEAAERAESVVAEARTEAERIAAEAEQVLDEARKAADKRRSDAAEQADALLAEATSEAERLTAEAVELMETAEQDARRLRAEAEQVKADGEAHAEALRAAAVADGEQVLDEARKAADKRRSDAAEQADALLAEATSEAERLTRETAAEAERLTAEAVELMETAEQDAQRLRAEAEQVKIDGEAHAQALRNAALADGEQVLDEARKAADKRRSDAAEQADALLAEATSEAERLTREANAEAERVTREANAEAERLTREAGELADSVTAEARAAAEATVGSAQQDAERIRTESERLKADAEAAAEQMRSEAREEADRTLDEAREAGARKRSDAAEQADQLVAKAQEEALRATTEAETQADTMVGAARKEAERIVAEATVEGNSLVEKARTDADELLVGARGDATAIRERAEELRARIEGEIEELHERARRESAEQMKTAGERVDNLVKAATEQRAEAEAKSKELLSEASSEASKVRIAAVRKAEGLLKEAEQKKASLVAEAEGIKAEAERILAEARAEAEQTVEEGQRELEVLVRRRKDINAEISRVQDVLEALESFETPASGAKSAGAVGAKAGASAGSTRSGGKSQDG, translated from the coding sequence GTGCGGGGCTACGAACGCCAGGAGAGCCACCGAGCTGAAGACGACCATCTCGCCAGGTTCGAAGCCGAGATGGACCGGCTGAAGACCGAGCGCGAGAAGGCCGTCCAGCACGCCGAGGACCTCGGGTACCAGGTCGAGGTGTTGCGCGCCAAGCTCCACGAGGCGCGCCGCACCATCGCGTCCCGGCCCGCCTACGACAGCGCGGACATCGGCTACCAGGCCGAGCAGATGCTGCGGAACGCCCAGGCACAGGCGGAACAGCTCCGGCAGGACGCCGAGCGCGAGCTGCGCGAGGCCCGCGCCCAGACCCAGCGCATCCTCCAGGAGCACGCCGAGCACCAGGCCCGGCTCCAGGCCGAACTGCACAACGAGGCCGTCCAGCGCCGCCAGCAGCTGGACCAGGAACTCAACGAGCGCCGCCAGACCGTCGAGGCGCACGTCAACGAGAACGTCGCCTGGGCCGAGCAGCTGCGGGCCCGCACGGAGTCCCAGGCCCGCCGGCTCCTCGAGGAGTCCCGCGCCGAGGCCGAGCAGTCGCTGGCCGCCGCCCGCGCCGAGGCCACCCGGCTCGCCGAGGAGACCAGCCGGCGCGTCGGCGCCGACGCCGAGGCCGCGCGTGCCGAGGCCGAAGCGATTCTGCTGCGCGCCCGCAAGGACGCCGAGCGGCTCCTCAACGCCGCGTCCAGCCAGGCGCAGGAGGCCACCAGCCACGCCGAGCAGCTCCGCTCGACCACCACCGCCGAGACCGACCAGGCCCGCCGCCAGGCCACCGAACTCTCCCGCGCCGCCGAACAGCGCCTCCAGGAGGCCGAGGAGAAGCTCCGGGCCGCCCGCGCGGAGGCCGAGAAGACCCTCGCCGAGGCGAAGGAGACCGCCGCCAAGCAGCTCGCCGGCGCCGAGTCGGTCAACGAGCAGCGGACCCGTACCGCCAAGACCGAGATCGCCCGGCTCGTCGGCGAGGCCACCAAGGACGCCGAGGCCCTCAAGGCCGAGGCCGAGGAGAAGCTGCGCGAGGCGACCGCCGAGGCGGAGAAGCTCGTCGCGGAGGCCTCGGACAAGGCCCGTACCGCCGCAGCGGAGGACTCCGCCGCCGCCCTGGCCAAGGCCGCGCGCAGCGCCGAGGAGATCCTCACCAAGGCGTCCGACGACGCCCGCGAGACCACCCGCAAGGCCTCCGAGGAGGCCGAGCGGATCCGCCGCGAGGCCGAGGCCGAGATCGCCCGGCTGCGGGCCGAGGCCGAGGAGCAGGCCGACGAGCTGCTCGGTTCGGCGAAGGACGACACCAAGGAGTACCGCGCCAAGACGGTCGAGCTCCAGGAGGAGGCCCGCCGGCTGCGCGGCGAGGCCGAGCAGCTGCGCGCCGAGGCCATCGCCGAGGGCGAGCGGATCCGCGGCGAGGCCCGCCGCGAGGCCGTGCAGCAGATCGAGGAGGCGGCCAGCACCGCCGAGGAGCTGCTGACCAAGGCCCGTACGGACGCCGAGGAGCTGCGCACCAAGGCCGGCGCCGAGAGCGAGCGGGTCAAGTCCGAGGCCGTCGAGCGCGCCCAGACGCTGCGGACGCAGGCCGAGGAGACCCTGGAGCGGACCCGCGCCGAGGCCGAGCGGCTGCGCGCCGAGGCCGAGGAGCAGGCCGAGGCGGTCAAGGCCCGGGCCGAGGAGGCCGCCGCCGGGCTGCGCGCGGACGCCGAGCGGGCCGCCGAGGCCCGCCGCGCCGAGGCCGCCGACGAGCTGACCCGGCTGCACGCCGAGGCCGAGGCGAAGGTGGCGGCGGCCGGCGAGGAGCTGACCGACGCGCGCGCCGAGAGCGAGCTGATCCGGCGCGAGGCCGCCGAGGAGACCGAGCGGCTGCGGACCGAGGCCGCCGAGCGGGCCCGCACCCTCCAGGAGCAGGCCGGGCAGGAGGCCGAGCGGCTGCGCGCCGAGGCCGCCGCCGACGCCTCGACCACGCGTACGGAGGCGGAGACCGCGGCGCTCCGGCTGCGCACCGAGGCCACCGAGGAGGCCGAGCGGCTGCGCTCGGAGGCCCAGGAGACCGCCGACCGGGTGCGGGCCGAGGCCGCCGCCGCGGCCGAGCGGGTCGCCACCGAGGCCGCCGAGGCGCTGGCCGCCGCCCAGGAGGAGGCCGTCCGGCGCCGCCGGGAGGCCGAGGAGACGCTGGAGTCTGCCCGTTCCGAGGCGGGCCGGGAGCGCGAGCTGGCGCGCGAGCAGTCCGAGGAGCTCCTCGCCGCGGCCCGCAAGCGGGTCGAGGACGCCCAGACCGAGGCGCAGCGCCTGGTCGAGGAGGCGGACGCGCGGGCGACCGAGATGGTCGCGACGGCCTCGCGGGCCGCCCAGGAGGTACGGGACTCGGTGGCGGGTCTGCGCGAGCAGGCCGAGGAGGAGATCACCGGGCTGCGCAGCGCCGCCGAGCACGCGGCCGAGCGGACCCGCACCGAGGCGCAGGAGGAGGCGGACCGGGTCCGCGCCGACGCGTACGAGGAGCGGGAGCGTGCCTCCGAGGACGCCACCCGCACCCGGGCGCGCTCGCAGGAGGAGACGGAGGCCGCGAAGGCGCTGGCCGAGCGGACGGTCGCCGACGCGATCGCCGAGTCGGAGAAGCTGCGGGCGGACACCGCGGAGTACGCGCAGCGGGTTCGGACCGAGGTGACGGACTCGCTGGCCTCGGCCGAGCAGGACGCGGCCCGCACCCGGGCCGACGCCCGGGAGGACGCGAACCGGATCCGTTCGGAGGCGGCCGAGCGCGCCGAGTCGGTGGTCGCCGAGGCCCGTACGGAGGCGGAGCGGATCGCCGCCGAGGCGGAGCAGGTCCTGGACGAGGCCCGCAAGGCCGCGGACAAGCGCCGCAGCGACGCCGCCGAGCAGGCCGACGCGCTGCTCGCCGAGGCGACGAGCGAGGCCGAGCGGCTCACCGCCGAGGCGGTCGAGCTCATGGAGACCGCCGAGCAGGACGCCCGGCGGCTCCGCGCCGAGGCCGAGCAGGTCAAGGCCGACGGGGAGGCGCACGCGGAGGCGCTGCGGGCGGCCGCGGTCGCCGACGGCGAGCAGGTCCTCGACGAGGCCCGCAAGGCCGCCGACAAGCGCCGCAGCGACGCCGCCGAGCAGGCCGACGCACTCCTCGCCGAGGCGACGAGCGAGGCCGAGCGGCTCACCCGCGAGACGGCCGCCGAGGCCGAGCGGCTCACCGCCGAGGCGGTCGAGCTCATGGAGACCGCCGAGCAGGACGCCCAGCGGCTCCGCGCCGAGGCCGAGCAGGTCAAGATCGACGGGGAGGCGCACGCGCAGGCCCTGCGGAACGCGGCCCTGGCCGACGGCGAGCAGGTCCTCGACGAGGCCCGCAAGGCCGCCGACAAGCGCCGCAGCGACGCCGCCGAGCAGGCCGACGCACTCCTCGCCGAGGCGACGAGCGAGGCCGAGCGGCTCACCCGGGAGGCGAACGCCGAGGCCGAGCGCGTCACCCGGGAGGCGAACGCGGAGGCCGAGCGGCTCACCCGGGAGGCCGGCGAACTCGCCGACTCCGTCACGGCGGAGGCGCGCGCCGCCGCCGAGGCGACGGTGGGCTCCGCCCAGCAGGACGCCGAGCGGATCCGTACCGAGTCGGAGCGGCTCAAGGCGGACGCCGAGGCGGCGGCCGAGCAGATGCGCTCGGAGGCCCGCGAGGAGGCGGACCGGACGCTCGACGAGGCGCGGGAGGCCGGTGCCCGGAAGCGTTCGGACGCGGCCGAGCAGGCGGACCAGCTCGTCGCCAAGGCCCAGGAGGAGGCGCTGCGCGCCACCACCGAGGCCGAGACGCAGGCGGACACGATGGTCGGCGCGGCCCGCAAGGAGGCCGAGCGGATCGTCGCCGAGGCGACCGTCGAGGGCAACTCGCTGGTGGAGAAGGCGCGTACGGACGCGGACGAGCTCCTGGTCGGGGCCCGCGGCGACGCGACGGCCATAAGGGAGCGGGCCGAGGAGCTGCGGGCCCGGATCGAGGGCGAGATCGAGGAGCTGCACGAGCGGGCGCGCCGCGAGAGCGCCGAGCAGATGAAGACGGCGGGCGAGCGGGTCGACAACCTCGTGAAGGCCGCGACGGAGCAGCGCGCCGAGGCCGAGGCGAAGTCCAAGGAGCTGCTGTCCGAGGCGAGTTCGGAGGCGAGCAAGGTGCGCATCGCCGCGGTCCGCAAGGCCGAGGGGCTGCTCAAGGAGGCCGAGCAGAAGAAGGCCTCGCTCGTCGCGGAGGCCGAGGGCATCAAGGCCGAGGCGGAGCGGATTCTGGCGGAGGCGCGGGCCGAGGCCGAGCAGACGGTCGAGGAGGGTCAGCGCGAACTGGAGGTGCTGGTGCGCCGCCGCAAGGACATCAATGCGGAGATCTCCCGTGTCCAGGACGTGCTGGAGGCGTTGGAGTCTTTCGAGACCCCGGCTTCGGGTGCCAAGTCCGCCGGTGCGGTGGGCGCCAAGGCGGGCGCGTCAGCGGGGTCCACTCGTTCGGGTGGCAAGTCCCAGGACGGGTAG
- the mce gene encoding methylmalonyl-CoA epimerase — translation MLTRIDHIGIACFDLDKTVEFYRATYGFEVFHTEVNEEQGVREAMLKINETSDGGASYLQLLEPTREDSAVGKWLAKNGEGVHHIAFGTADVDGDAEAIRSKGVRVLYDEPRIGSMGSRITFLHPKDCHGVLTELVTSAEPSADHSSAEH, via the coding sequence ATGCTGACGCGAATCGACCACATCGGGATCGCCTGTTTCGACCTGGACAAGACTGTCGAGTTCTACCGTGCCACCTACGGTTTCGAGGTCTTCCACACCGAGGTCAACGAGGAGCAGGGCGTCCGCGAGGCCATGCTCAAGATCAACGAGACCTCCGACGGCGGGGCCTCCTACCTCCAGCTCCTCGAGCCGACCCGGGAGGACTCGGCGGTGGGCAAGTGGCTCGCCAAGAACGGCGAGGGCGTGCACCACATCGCCTTCGGTACGGCCGACGTCGACGGCGACGCCGAGGCCATCCGCTCCAAGGGCGTCCGGGTCCTCTACGACGAGCCGCGGATCGGCTCCATGGGCTCCCGGATCACGTTCCTGCACCCCAAGGACTGCCACGGCGTACTGACGGAACTGGTCACCTCGGCGGAGCCGTCGGCTGACCACTCCTCAGCGGAGCACTGA
- a CDS encoding ABC transporter ATP-binding protein produces the protein MIELEGLTKRYGAKTAVDHLSFQVRPGVVTGFLGPNGAGKSTTMRMMLDLDNPTSGTVRIDGKHYRELQEPLKYIGALLDAKAMNGGRSAYNNLLCLAQSNRIPERRVSEVLDLVGLTPVAKKKSKGFSLGMGQRLGIASALLGDPEILMFDEPVNGLDPEGIHWIRNLMKALAAEGRTIFVSSHLMSEMALTADHLIVIGQGKLLADTSMADFIQQNSRSYVRLRSPQQERLRDVLHANGFIVVEAGSGVLEVDGATTEKLGELAAEHGLVLHELSSQRASLEEAFMQMTAGAVEYHAHGTDVHGGAPAPGPQWGTTSQGA, from the coding sequence ATGATCGAGCTTGAGGGCCTGACCAAGCGCTACGGGGCGAAGACCGCGGTGGACCACCTCTCCTTCCAGGTGCGTCCTGGGGTGGTGACCGGCTTCCTCGGGCCCAACGGGGCGGGCAAGTCGACGACGATGCGGATGATGCTGGATCTGGACAACCCGACGAGCGGGACGGTCCGGATCGACGGCAAGCACTACCGGGAGCTTCAGGAGCCGCTGAAGTACATCGGGGCGCTGCTGGACGCCAAGGCGATGAACGGCGGCCGCTCGGCGTACAACAACCTGCTGTGTCTGGCGCAGTCGAACCGCATTCCGGAGCGCCGGGTGAGCGAGGTGCTGGACCTGGTGGGTCTGACGCCGGTCGCGAAGAAGAAGTCGAAGGGTTTCTCCCTCGGCATGGGGCAGCGGCTCGGCATCGCGTCCGCGCTCCTCGGTGATCCCGAGATCCTGATGTTCGACGAACCCGTCAATGGTCTGGACCCCGAGGGAATTCACTGGATCCGCAATCTGATGAAGGCGTTGGCGGCCGAGGGCCGGACGATCTTCGTTTCCAGCCATCTGATGAGCGAAATGGCTCTGACGGCCGATCACCTCATCGTGATCGGGCAGGGAAAACTGCTGGCCGACACGTCGATGGCGGATTTCATCCAGCAGAATTCCCGGAGTTATGTACGGCTGCGTTCGCCGCAGCAGGAGCGGCTCCGGGACGTGCTGCACGCCAACGGCTTCATCGTGGTCGAGGCGGGCAGCGGCGTCCTGGAGGTGGACGGGGCGACGACCGAGAAGCTGGGCGAACTCGCCGCCGAGCACGGGCTCGTGCTGCACGAGCTGAGTTCCCAGCGCGCCTCGCTCGAAGAGGCCTTCATGCAGATGACGGCCGGTGCGGTGGAGTACCACGCGCACGGCACCGATGTACACGGTGGCGCCCCGGCGCCCGGCCCCCAGTGGGGCACGACCTCCCAGGGAGCCTGA
- a CDS encoding ABC transporter permease produces the protein MAAASAVLKSEWTKIRTVSSTVWTLASALLVTVAIGAALSAVFKSTFDDLSEVEQATFDPTLVSFFGMTLGQLAMVVFGVLVVGTEYSSGMIRTSLAAVPQRATFLFSKVAVAGGLAFAVGLVTSFISFFLGQALLGEHRASIGDDNVLRAVIGAGLYMGLIALFSMGVAAMLRSSMLSLGILMPFFFLVSQILAAVPKVKEVARYFPDQAGSKIMQVVPDAMNTEEAPYGPWGGLGIMVVWVVAALLGGYLVLKKRDA, from the coding sequence ATGGCAGCGGCATCCGCGGTCCTGAAGTCCGAGTGGACCAAGATCCGGACGGTGTCGTCGACCGTCTGGACGCTGGCGAGCGCACTGCTCGTCACGGTGGCGATCGGCGCGGCCCTGTCCGCGGTGTTCAAGTCCACCTTCGACGACCTCAGCGAGGTCGAGCAGGCCACGTTCGACCCGACCCTGGTCAGCTTCTTCGGGATGACCCTGGGGCAGCTGGCGATGGTGGTCTTCGGTGTCCTGGTGGTGGGGACCGAGTACTCCTCGGGCATGATCCGCACGTCGCTCGCGGCGGTGCCGCAGCGCGCGACCTTCCTCTTCTCGAAGGTCGCGGTGGCCGGCGGGCTCGCGTTCGCCGTGGGTCTGGTGACGAGCTTCATCTCCTTCTTCCTCGGGCAGGCGCTGCTCGGCGAGCACCGGGCCTCGATCGGTGACGACAACGTGCTGCGGGCGGTGATCGGCGCGGGGCTCTACATGGGCCTGATCGCGCTGTTCTCCATGGGCGTGGCGGCGATGCTGCGCTCGTCGATGCTCTCGCTGGGCATCCTGATGCCGTTCTTCTTCCTGGTCTCGCAGATCCTGGCGGCCGTGCCGAAGGTCAAGGAGGTGGCCCGCTACTTCCCGGACCAGGCCGGCTCGAAGATCATGCAGGTCGTCCCGGACGCCATGAACACGGAGGAGGCTCCGTACGGCCCGTGGGGCGGGCTCGGGATCATGGTGGTCTGGGTGGTGGCCGCGCTGCTCGGCGGCTATCTGGTGCTGAAGAAGCGCGACGCCTGA
- a CDS encoding ABC transporter permease, with translation MTAPAPHHVPAHSYVSPIPVRRAHLGDALASEWTKIRSVRSTLWTLGVMVLLMVVIGLGVAAIAANAGEQGMGDETALSFGFFGMLPASICVITLGVLTIASEYGTGMIRTTLTACPSRARVLTAKAIVFFLLVFTVTTVVAALVGAVQVGLVEAAATPTAGEWLRATVGAGAYLATLGLLSLALGTLIRHSAGAITVMIGLLLLPLVAALFMFSEALKSVQEALFTYAIPSQMISLYAAQPPFGDKGPSGWEPLLIMAGVAGVALAGAYAVLNSRDV, from the coding sequence ATGACCGCCCCCGCACCGCACCACGTTCCGGCGCACTCCTACGTCTCCCCCATCCCGGTCCGCAGGGCGCACCTCGGTGACGCCCTGGCCTCCGAGTGGACGAAGATCCGCTCGGTGCGTTCGACGCTGTGGACGCTCGGGGTCATGGTCCTGCTGATGGTGGTCATCGGCCTGGGGGTGGCGGCGATCGCCGCCAACGCCGGGGAGCAGGGGATGGGCGACGAGACGGCGCTCAGCTTCGGCTTCTTCGGGATGCTGCCGGCCTCGATCTGTGTGATCACGCTCGGCGTGCTGACGATCGCCTCCGAGTACGGCACCGGCATGATCCGTACGACCCTGACGGCCTGCCCGAGCCGGGCCCGGGTGCTGACGGCCAAGGCGATCGTGTTCTTCCTGCTCGTCTTCACGGTGACCACCGTGGTGGCGGCGCTGGTGGGCGCGGTGCAGGTCGGTCTTGTGGAGGCGGCGGCCACGCCGACGGCGGGCGAGTGGCTGCGGGCGACGGTCGGCGCGGGCGCCTATCTGGCGACGCTCGGGCTGCTGTCGCTGGCGCTCGGCACGCTGATCCGGCACTCGGCGGGTGCGATCACGGTGATGATCGGTCTGCTCCTGCTGCCGCTGGTGGCGGCGCTGTTCATGTTCTCCGAGGCGCTGAAGTCGGTGCAGGAGGCACTCTTCACGTACGCGATCCCCTCGCAGATGATCTCGCTGTACGCGGCGCAGCCGCCGTTCGGGGACAAGGGTCCTTCGGGCTGGGAGCCGCTGCTGATCATGGCGGGGGTCGCGGGGGTCGCGCTCGCCGGCGCGTACGCCGTGCTGAACTCCCGGGACGTGTGA
- a CDS encoding ATP-binding cassette domain-containing protein, whose translation MIEAVGLTKRYGAKTAVYNLSFQVRPGVVTGFLGPNGSGKSTTMRMILGLDMPSAGHVTIGGHPFRQLPNAPRQVGALLDAKAVHGGRSARSHLLSLAQLAGIPAQRVDEVLGVVGLQDVAKRRSKGFSLGMGQRLGIAAALLGDPQVLLFDEPVNGLDPEGILWVRNLMKKLAAEGRTVFVSSHLMSEMALTADHLIVIGRGQLLADMSVTDFISANSADFARVRTPGTDPGQREKLTAAIMEAGGQVLSEPDGALRVTGLPLPRISDLAHDADVRLWELSPHQASLEEAYMRLTQGAVDYRSTDDRLAHLQPPLQPGQPGYGMPPQPVVQEVPQQGWYAPPPPGQNPYAGAPGQQPAPGPYAPPAQQPAAPQPSDTTKDAR comes from the coding sequence ATGATCGAGGCAGTCGGCCTGACGAAGCGCTACGGCGCCAAGACGGCCGTGTACAACCTTTCCTTCCAGGTGAGGCCCGGTGTCGTCACCGGGTTCCTGGGGCCCAACGGGTCCGGCAAGTCGACCACGATGCGCATGATCCTGGGCCTGGACATGCCCTCCGCGGGTCATGTGACGATCGGCGGGCACCCGTTCCGGCAGCTGCCGAACGCGCCCCGGCAGGTCGGTGCGCTCCTCGACGCCAAGGCCGTGCACGGCGGGCGGAGCGCGCGCAGCCATCTGCTGTCGCTCGCGCAGCTCGCCGGCATCCCGGCCCAGCGGGTCGACGAGGTCCTCGGGGTGGTCGGTCTCCAGGACGTGGCGAAGCGGCGCTCCAAGGGCTTCTCGCTCGGCATGGGCCAGCGGCTCGGCATCGCGGCGGCGCTGCTCGGCGACCCGCAGGTGCTGCTCTTCGACGAGCCGGTCAACGGCCTGGACCCGGAGGGCATCCTCTGGGTCCGCAACCTGATGAAGAAGCTGGCCGCCGAGGGGCGGACGGTCTTCGTCTCCAGCCACCTCATGAGCGAGATGGCCCTCACCGCCGACCACCTGATCGTGATCGGCCGCGGGCAGCTGCTCGCGGACATGAGCGTCACGGACTTCATCTCGGCGAACTCCGCGGACTTCGCGCGGGTGCGGACCCCGGGGACCGATCCCGGTCAGCGGGAGAAGCTGACGGCGGCGATCATGGAGGCCGGCGGGCAGGTGCTGTCGGAACCGGACGGCGCGCTGCGCGTGACGGGCCTGCCGCTGCCGAGGATCAGCGACCTGGCGCACGACGCGGACGTACGGCTGTGGGAGCTGTCCCCGCACCAGGCCTCGCTGGAGGAGGCGTACATGCGGCTGACGCAGGGCGCCGTGGACTACCGCTCGACCGACGACCGGCTCGCGCACCTCCAGCCGCCGTTGCAGCCCGGGCAGCCGGGGTACGGGATGCCGCCGCAGCCGGTGGTCCAGGAGGTGCCGCAGCAGGGCTGGTACGCCCCGCCGCCGCCCGGACAGAACCCGTACGCGGGGGCTCCCGGCCAGCAGCCCGCGCCGGGTCCGTACGCCCCTCCGGCTCAGCAGCCGGCCGCCCCCCAGCCGAGCGACACCACCAAGGACGCCCGATGA
- a CDS encoding acetyl-CoA C-acetyltransferase, with product MSGTTGTTSVIVAGARTPMGRLLGSLKSFSGADLGGFAIKAALDRAGIGGDQVQYVIMGQVLQAGAGQIPARQAAVKAGIPMNVPALTINKVCLSGLDAIALADQLIRAGEFDVVVAGGQESMTNAPHLLPKSREGYKYGAIEMLDAMAYDGLTDAFENIAMGESTEKHNTRLGIKRDVQDEIAALSHQRAAAAQKNGIFEAEITPVEIPQRKGDPVIFAKDEGIRAETTAESLGKLRPAFAKDGTITAGTSSQISDGAAAVVVMSKAKAEELGLEWIAEIGAHGNVAGPDNSLQSQPSNAIRHALKKDGLTVDDLDLIEINEAFAAVAHQSMKDLGVTPEKVNVNGGAIALGHPIGMSGARVVLHLALELKRRGGGIGAAALCGGGGQGDALIVRVPGNGK from the coding sequence ATGTCTGGAACGACCGGTACCACCTCAGTGATCGTCGCGGGCGCCCGCACGCCCATGGGTCGCCTGCTCGGCTCGCTCAAGTCCTTCTCGGGCGCGGACCTCGGCGGCTTCGCGATCAAGGCCGCGCTCGACCGGGCCGGCATCGGCGGCGACCAGGTGCAGTACGTGATCATGGGCCAGGTGCTCCAGGCGGGCGCCGGCCAGATCCCCGCCCGCCAGGCCGCCGTCAAGGCCGGCATCCCGATGAACGTCCCCGCGCTCACCATCAACAAGGTGTGCCTCTCGGGTCTCGACGCCATCGCGCTCGCCGACCAGCTGATCCGCGCCGGCGAGTTCGACGTCGTCGTCGCCGGCGGCCAGGAGTCGATGACCAACGCCCCGCACCTGCTGCCGAAGTCCCGCGAGGGCTACAAGTACGGCGCCATCGAGATGCTCGACGCCATGGCGTACGACGGCCTGACCGACGCCTTCGAGAACATCGCCATGGGCGAGTCCACCGAGAAGCACAACACCCGCCTGGGCATCAAGCGCGACGTCCAGGACGAGATCGCCGCCCTCTCGCACCAGCGCGCCGCCGCCGCCCAGAAGAACGGCATCTTCGAGGCCGAGATCACCCCGGTCGAGATCCCGCAGCGCAAGGGCGACCCGGTGATCTTCGCCAAGGACGAGGGCATCCGCGCGGAGACCACCGCCGAGTCCCTCGGCAAGCTCCGCCCCGCCTTCGCCAAGGACGGCACCATCACCGCCGGCACCTCCTCGCAGATCTCCGACGGCGCCGCCGCCGTCGTCGTGATGAGCAAGGCCAAGGCCGAGGAGCTGGGCCTTGAGTGGATCGCCGAGATCGGCGCCCACGGCAACGTCGCGGGCCCGGACAACTCGCTGCAGTCGCAGCCGTCCAACGCCATCCGGCACGCCCTGAAGAAGGACGGCCTGACCGTCGACGACCTCGACCTGATCGAGATCAACGAGGCCTTCGCCGCGGTCGCCCACCAGTCAATGAAGGACCTCGGCGTTACCCCCGAGAAGGTGAACGTCAACGGCGGCGCCATCGCGCTCGGTCACCCGATCGGCATGTCCGGCGCCCGGGTGGTGCTGCACCTGGCCCTGGAGCTCAAGCGGCGCGGCGGCGGCATCGGCGCGGCGGCCCTGTGCGGCGGCGGCGGTCAGGGTGACGCGCTGATCGTCCGTGTCCCCGGAAACGGCAAGTAG
- a CDS encoding cellulose-binding protein, with translation MSDTSSPFGFELVRRGYDRGQVDDRITKLVSDRDSALSRITSLEKRIEELHLETQNAQAQVTDAEPSYAGLGARVEKILRLAEEEAKDLREEARRAAEQHRELAESAAQQVRNDAESFAAERKSKAEDEGVRIVEKAQGEANSLRAEAQKDAQSKREEADALFEETRAKAAQAAADFETNLAKRREQSERDLASRQAKAEKRLAEIEHRAEQLRLEAEKLRTDAERRARQTVETAQRQAEDIVADANAKADRIRSESERELAALTNRRDSINAQLTNVREMLATLTGAAVAAAGSPIDDERPAGVPAQQTR, from the coding sequence ATGAGCGACACATCCTCCCCCTTCGGCTTCGAGCTCGTGCGGCGCGGTTACGACCGCGGTCAGGTGGACGACCGCATTACCAAGCTCGTGTCCGACCGTGACAGTGCCCTGTCCCGCATCACCTCTCTGGAGAAGCGCATCGAGGAACTCCACCTCGAGACGCAGAACGCCCAGGCGCAGGTCACCGACGCCGAGCCGTCGTACGCGGGACTCGGCGCCCGGGTCGAGAAGATCCTCCGGCTGGCCGAGGAGGAGGCGAAGGACCTGCGTGAGGAGGCCCGTCGCGCCGCCGAGCAGCACCGTGAGCTGGCCGAGTCGGCCGCCCAGCAGGTGCGCAACGACGCGGAGTCCTTCGCGGCCGAGCGCAAGTCGAAGGCCGAGGACGAGGGCGTCCGGATCGTCGAGAAGGCGCAGGGCGAGGCGAACTCGCTGCGTGCCGAGGCCCAGAAGGACGCCCAGTCGAAGCGCGAGGAGGCGGACGCCCTCTTCGAGGAGACCCGCGCCAAGGCCGCCCAGGCCGCCGCGGACTTCGAGACGAACCTGGCCAAGCGCCGCGAGCAGTCGGAGCGGGACCTGGCCTCGCGTCAGGCCAAGGCCGAGAAGCGCCTCGCGGAGATCGAGCACCGCGCAGAGCAGCTCCGTCTGGAGGCCGAGAAGCTGCGCACGGACGCGGAGCGCCGGGCCCGTCAGACGGTGGAGACCGCGCAGCGCCAGGCCGAGGACATCGTGGCCGACGCGAACGCCAAGGCCGACCGGATCCGCAGCGAATCGGAGCGCGAGCTGGCGGCGCTGACGAACCGCCGCGACTCGATCAACGCGCAGCTGACCAACGTCCGCGAGATGCTGGCCACGCTGACCGGTGCCGCGGTGGCGGCGGCCGGCTCGCCGATCGACGACGAGCGTCCGGCGGGCGTCCCGGCCCAGCAGACCCGCTGA